The genomic window TCCGGCGGCAAGTGCGGCCGACATGCGGCGGGAGCTGGAAAAGCAGATGGCCGAGCGAAACCAACCGCCGCCGCCGAAATCCGACCCTGACAGCGAAGGCAGACAAGCGTTGCTGGATAACCTGAAAAAACTCAAATAACCGACCATCAAACAGGCACGGCAGCTTTGCCGTGCCTTTTTTTGCCCTAAAACGGGGCAAAAACGGCTTTCAGACGGCCTTTGGGGCGAAATCCGACCCCAAGGCCGCTTTTTTGCGCCCGCGGGATGTAGTGGCGGCTGAAAGGCCGTCTGAAAAGCGGAAAAATATCCGATAGGGATAGAAATCCGCCCGAATCAGCGCGTAAATTTTGTCTTTTAAAATCATATCTTTGTACAAAACGTACAATGTACTTTGTGCAAAACGGGCAATGTACTTTGCACGGAATGTGCAGTTACTCTATATATAGATAACGACAGAGATTAAAGACATTGCGCGGCCGCGCAGATGTGTTTTGATGTGATTATTTTTTAAGCAGGGGAAGATAGGGTTTGACGGGGATATGGCCGCTTGGGGAGAAATAGGAGTTATGCACGGATTTTGTGGATGTGATGCCGAAGCCGAAAGCTATGATGTTTGGTTTCGTGCGAAAGTTGAAAAATCTATTACCGATCCCGCCCCGGCAATGCCGCATAACGAGGCGATGGCCTTTGTAGATAAGGAGCTTAAGCGTAGGAATGACGAGCGTTTGGCGGAATCTATCGCACAAGCCGAACGCGGCGAGTTTGTCGAAGTTGAGTTATAGCCCTGTTGCAAATGGGTAGAAAGGCCGTCTGAAAAGGTTCAGACGGCCTTTTTTTAATACAAGTTTTCGCTACTTACGTCTTCCGGCGGCCATTGGAATTTCTTTTTTCGGGGGTTGGGCGCAGGCGCGGTTTTTTCAACGTCTTTTTTGTCCGCTTCCTGTTTGACGGTGGGGGCGGGGTTAGCTGGCTGGTTTTCTCTTACCGCCTGTTTGATGGCGGGAGCGGGCTTTTCAACTTCCTTTTTATCCGCTTCCTGTTTGTTCAACCGTGAGCGGATGAATCGGTTTAAAGCCTGTTGGCTGATGGCTAGATTCTTTTTTTCTTTCAAAAATTGCAGCATTACTTTCTCAGTAAATCCCATTTTCCGCATTTTCAAAAGTTCGTCCCGGTACGGCTCCAAAACCGATCGGTTCACTCGTTTTGGCTCATGGCCATGCTCTTTGATGAAGTCATCCAAATCATCCATATCAGCTTCCTTTTGCATACAACATGGCTACAACACGAATACAACTTTAACTCTATTCTACTACTTAATACAACATTTAAACAATACAAAACAACAAAAATAACAACAATACAACAATACTAAAACAACTAAAAAACTCTACTTACTCGTATAAACAACATATAAACAATTTAAAAACAACTAAAACACAATATGAATACAACAATATCACAATACTAAACAACAATCTCCCCCTCCGCGCGAACCTCACCCCTGCAAAAAACGTCCAATTTCTACTTAAACCCACTATTTTCAAACTACACGCAGGATAGGCACAGGGTGCCAAAAAACGCCCTAAGGCGTTTTAAAAAATTCCGCCCGAAGGCGGAAACGCCGCCAAGCGGCTGCCCTGAAAAACAAACATCGGGAGGCTTGCGCCGCCGCGTTGTTGCGTGATGTCTAAATTCCCAAGCCGCCAAAGTCCAGACCAAGACGAGCGTCTTTGCGCGGATTCCACCTTTTCCACACCGCTTTAGGCGGTTCGGACAAAGATGAAATCCGCTCAAAGCCGGTCTGGACTTTGGCGGCTTGGGAATTTTTAACGACATCACAACGCGGCGGCGCAAGCCTCCCGATGTTTGTTGTTACGTTAAGCATAGTTACTTAGGAAAGGATTCAGCAATGAAAACTGCCAAGCTCAAACGCGCCCGTACCATCGCGGCCGTCATCGCAGAGTTGGACGCGGAACGCTGCAACCGCGTTTACGCATCTTGCTACCCGTTTGCTACGGGAACGGAATGGATTGCCGACCATATCCGCAAAAACTACTTTGCCGAGCTGAAAGCCGAAGGCTGCAACAGCCAAGAAGTATTGCGCCGCGCAAAACGGCGCGTCGTGAGTGCCAACGGCGGCACGGCCGCACAATGGCACGCCGTATAGGCAGTTGACCCCAAAAGGCCGCCTGAACGGCGGCCGCCGATACCTGTTTAAACAGAGAGGATTAAAAAATGACACGACAAAAACCAATCAAAAACCCGTTTGCCAAACTTACCGCCGCTTTGGATGGCGCGTATATCGGATGGCTGCCGCCTGTTACCGCATTTGCGCCTACCGGCAATATAACAACCGTATATTTGAAACTGGTTATCGAAGATTCTTTTGTGTTCCTGCCCAAGCCCGTGCAAAAGCTGGTCAGCAAGTTCAAACACAACCGATGCTTGGGCGGGATGGAGGTTTACGCCGAAGTACCGGTAGCGGAATACCGGGCGGTATTGGATATTTTTTATAACAAATGAATGGAGACGGAAAATGACGAACCCGATTACCCAAACCATCACGATGACCGTTGTACCCAACTCAAAACGCCCGGCATTTCTGCCGGAAAAAACCAGCGCGGCCTATTTGGCGTTTGAGACGGCTTTATACGGCATTGCCGACAACTTGAGCCGCGACTACGACGGCGGTTATTGGGAATTCTGCGAATTGTCAAACGGCGGTTTTTACTGCTGTCGGGATACCGAAGATGATTTTGACTGCGTGAGTTCCAACGGTTTTGAATGCCGCATGTCTGCCGATGCCTTCGGCATTACCGCCACGCTGTTTGCCCTGAATTGTGCGATGGACGGGCAAAGCGGTGCGACGCTGGAAAAGCTGGTTGACGGTTATTACCGTCTTAGGGATTACGCGGCCGGACACGAAGAGGCGGCTCGGATTTTCAGGATGATTGACTAAAACGGCTTTCAGACGGCCAAAAGGCCGTCTGAACGGAGGATTAAAAAATGACCAGATATACCCCCAAAGAATTTCAAGACCTTGTTCACGGCATCGCACACGGTTACGGCTGTATTGAAGTTGTATGTCATATCGGCGACAAGATCATTATCGAGGTGGGCGGAGAGAAATTTCCGTTGCGCGATAAGGTACTAGACCTTGACCGTGCAGGGGTTACGAAAATCGTCCGGTATCTAGTCAACCTACATTGCGCCGTTTTTACGCGCGATTATTTGGCTTGATTTGATGATTGACTAAAACGGCTTTCAGACGGCCTAAAGGTCGTCTGAATGGCAACAGGAGCAAAAAGATAATGGCAAATTACCGAATCAACGCTTACGACAAAAGCGGCCGCGCATATGGCGCGATGGTTTTTAGTGGCTACACCCGCAGAGAGGCGGAGCGACAATACCGGCGGCACAAGCTGCTAAAAAACAAACGGCTGAATTTATACATAGGGCAGATCGGCGCGATTTCCAATCTTGGCCGCTAAAACAGACCAAAGGCCGTCTGAACGGCGGCCGCAAACGGGAGATGAAGAAATGTTTGAATCTTACAATGACGTATCCCACAATTTTTACAACTGGTGCGAAATTTTAGAAGAATTGGGTGGCAACGGTAATTATGATGATGAAATTTGGGAGTTGGTACGCGCTCATAATCATTGTCCGCATTTGGGCAACGTCAGACAGGCGGTTATTTTGTGGAATTTGGAAAGTGAAATTTATGCGTTATACCCGTCGGCTAAAGTGGATTTTTATATCAATGCCATCGATAGCCATCTGTATATTAACGATAACATCATATCGGATATGAGGGATTTCAGACGAATCACAGCGCAATATGAAGCCGAAAATCTAGCGGCCTGATGATTTGGTTGTATAAATGATACAAAAAACGGGCGAAAACCAACCGCAAAACAATTAATTTAGGTAAATTAAAAGTTAATTTGCGTTTAATTTTCGCCCGTTTTCGGCTGTTCAGACGGCCTTTGGCATGGAAAAATGCCCGCCGCAGCCCCGTTACCGTCTCTCAGGGTTCGACCGAAACGGCCCCACGCCCCCAAGTGAAAAACAGACTTAGGCGGCTTTTCCGGCACCTGCGGCAGCCTGCAAAACCGCCATGCCTGTTTTTCACTTGCCCCCTACGGCGGGCATTTTTTATAGCAGATTGCTATTGTCTTGCAGCGGGGCTGTTGTCTGGCAGGCGGGCTGTTTGGCAGACGGGCGTGAAAAAACCACCTGTCCATCAAAGGCAAGATGGTTTGAAATACGCAATAGTTGTACAATAATGCGTACCTATTTAAGGAGTATCGTAATGGATGTTATGACTTACAGCGCGTTTCGTGCCGAGCTGGCGGGGACATTGGATAAAGTGGCCGACGACCATCGGCCTGTTTTGATTACCCGGCAAAACGGCAAACCTGCGGTTGTGATGAGTTTGGAGGATTTCCATTCCTATGAAGAAACGGCCTATTTGACGGCAAGCCCCCAAAACGCGCAACGATTGAATCAGGCTGTCGAACAAATCCGGCAGGGGCTGGCGGTTGAACGCGGCTTGGCAGAATCATGATCTTGGCTTGGGCAGACTATGCTTGGGAGGATTATCTATACTGGCAAACCCAAGACAAAAAGACTCTGAAACGCATCAATCTGCTGATTAAAGACATTATGCGCCATCCGTTTGAGGGCTTGGGCGAACCCGAACCGCTGCGGCATAACTGGCAGGGGTTTTGGTCGAGGCGGATTGATTTGGAGCATCGCTTGGTCTATCAGGTACGCGGCGATACATTGTTTGTCGCGCAATGCCGATACCATTATTAACCGTCGAACGCTTAAGGCCGTCTGAAACGGCGGGCATGCCGTTTCAGACGGCCTTTTCAAGCTTTAATTGTCCATATGCAAATTGTCCACCCTATTTGGCCGGTTTGTGGGGTGCGGACGTAAAAAAACAGCCTGCCGCCACACGGTATCTGTGTGGCGGCAGGCTGTTTGATGTCATGGGCGGTCAGGCCGCCTGTTGTTCGTCCAATGCTTCTTCGGGGCGGTAGTTTGCCCGTATCAGCGCGGCCATCGGCGGCGGCGATACGGAATTGCCGCACATTCTTACTTGGGCGGTTTTGGTCAGCGGCCGTCCGCTGCCGTCGCGGTCGTAAATGTAGCTGTCGGGAAAACCTTGGGCTTTGTACAGCTCTTTGGGTTCGAGCATCCGCAGCGTGATGTCGGTAATGTAGTAGGGTTCGCCGCCGATATGCAGCGTTACCGTTTTCAGACGGCCTTCCGTGTCAAGGCCGTCTGAAAAGCCTTCGCCGTAACGGATCAAAAAATCGGCTACGCGCAGGGCGCGTTCTTTTGCGCTGCCGAGTTCGCACACGGCCAACGAGGTTTTGCCGCCTCCGCCGTCGCTCATGACTGTGCCGACAGGTTCGGAAATGTCGCTGCCTGTGCTTGCGCCGAACTGCCGGATCAAGCAGGCGGAAATAAGCTGCTGCTGGCTGCCGCTGTTGGTAATGGTGGTCAGCGGTTCGGCCGCATCGCGCCCGAAGGTACTGTTGAATCCGTCGTTGGCCTGCATCAGGTAGGCGCAGGCAAGGGCGTGGCCGCCGTTGCCGGAGGCCGTTACCGTGCCGACGGGCTGTGTGATGTCGTGGCTGCCGATACCCCGCCGCCTGCTTGCGCCGCTGCCTTCGCCGTGCGCGGCATTGATTAATACGGCTGCGCGGGTGCCGGTAACAAAGGGCTGCGGGTTGTCCAGCACAAACTTTTTAATGCCTTTGGCGATGCGTTTCAGGGTGTTTTCGGCCAGCGGTTTGGGACGGTCGAACACGGATTTTCCGGCCAGCGTCCAATCGATGCACCCGGCCGCGCCGCGCCATTTCTTTTGGCCTTTGGCAGGCCGTCTGAAATGGGTGGGTTCCGGCCATACAATCGGCAGCCCGTCGCGCCGTGCCACCATGAACAGCCGCTCGCGGGTGGTGGGTGCGCCGTAGTCGGCCGCACACAAGATGCGCCATTCGACGGCATAGCCCAGTTTTTCCAATTCGTGCACGAACTTTTGCCAGCGCTCTCCCGTGCGTTTGGGATCGGGCACGAGATATTGCTGCCGCACGGGAACGCACTCTCCGGCGGCCGCGATTGTGCCGTCGGTTTTGATCACGCGGCCGGAGGCTTTGTCGCGCTTGGCCACCAGCCGCCCCCAACGGGTAATCTGCTTCACGTTTTCCAGCGTGATCACTTCCGGCCGCACCTGCGCCGCCCAGCGTTTGCCGACCCAGCTTAACGAACGGACGGCATTGCTGCGCGGCTGCCCGCCCGCCGCCTGACTGTGGTGCGTACAGTCGGGGCTGAGGTGCAGCAGCCCGACCGGGCGGCCGCCGCAGGCTTGAGCCGGATCGACATCAAACACGTCGGTCTGGAAATGGCGCGTTTGCGGATGGTTGGCGGTGTGCATGGATATGGCCTGCGCGTCGTGGTTGACGGCAATATCGACATACAGCCCGGTAGCCTGCTCGATGCCGCAGGATGCGCCGCCGCCACCGGCGAACAGATCGCAAATGAGCTTGCCGCGCAGGTCTAGGGTAAATTGCTTGGGCATCCGCATGGCCGGCTGTCTCCTTTCATTGCATTGCTTTGAGTCATGTTGTTTGTCTCTCTTACGGATTAATGCAATATTTCAATGCAGTAATGATTCTGTAGAGTTCGTGCCGCTCGTCTTCACTAAGGTTTTCAATCCCAAAATCGTGTGCCTTCAGGACAACCAGCTGCTCAATGTCGTTGAGCCGGACAGTACATTCCCGTTCGGGAGAAATCAGGTGGCCATAGTCGGCCTTGGCGGCTAATGCCGTCAGAAAATCTTTTGAATCAGTTATTTCGCCCGTGCCGCCAAGTGTGTCGGCGCGGCCGCACAGCGACAGCAGTTGGGCAAAGGCGGGATTGTGGCGGAAGTCTTCGCCGCCGATGCTGCCGACAGTCAGGATGTCTATCAGGCTTTCGATGTCGGAACGGATAACCGCCCCTACGGAAGAGGCTTTGTCCGACGGAGGCAGCTCCTTCAAAATCTGTCTGGTAAATGCGATGGTGTCGGACAAATGGGCGATGATGGCGTTGAGGTCGATTTCTGCGATGTTTTTCTCTTTTGTATTCATGGTTCTGCCTTTCTGAATCAGCGTGAAATGTCGGTTTGGGGTTTGTTTTCGTCCAAGCGCTGCTGCATCCGGCTGATGGCGCGGCGGTTGCCGTGCAGGCGGTCGTAGCTTTGTTGGGCTTGGGTGTCAAACGGCTGCGCGGCGGTTTCTTTGGCCAGTTTGCTGACAATGCGGGCTTCGGTTTTGTGTCCCATCTTGTACAGCTCTTTGGCGATTTTGCCGTATTGCTCCAAGATGATGCCGCGCGTCTGCATGGTTTCTTTTAAAAACGGATGCGTCGGCCTTTGGCTGCTTTTGAGGGCGGACATCAGCTCTTTGGCCTGCTGCCTTGCGGTGCGGCTGAGTGCGCCGCGTTGGCGCATGGCGCGTTGGATGCCGTCTTCGGGCTTTTGCACCCGGCCGCGGTGTTGCCGCTTGGTGGCGGCGCACAATACGCCTTCGTCGCGCAGCTTTTCGGCAAAGCGCACGCGCCACTCGAAGAGGTCGTTTTTGCGCGGGTTGAGCCTTTGGCCGAAGCCGTCGCGGATTAATACGCACAGATGCACATGCGGGTGCGCGGGTTCGCCGGGTTTTTCGCTTTCGTGGTGCAGGCCGAAGGCGTATTGGTGGTTGCCAAACTGCTCGGCGGCAAAGGTGCGGGCGGCGTTTAACACGGCTTGCGGCGGCGTGCCTGCGGGCATGGACAGCACGATATTGACGGCTTCTTTGTGTTTGCCCTCTTCGGGAATGCCGAGTTTCTGCCAGTCGTCCAACAGGCTTCGCACGGCTTTTTTGCCCTCCAGCCGCTCGCCGTCTGAAGTTTCCAAACTTACTTCGCCGTTGCGCGAGACGTAGTCCAAATGGTTGCGGATGCCGCGCATTCCGTTGGATTTGTTGCTGAGACGCTTGGGGATTTTGACCATCACTTCGGGATGTTTGAGCGCGGCGGCTTTCAGGTTGGTCAGGGCGCTGCCGCTTTTGAGCGGCGGCGGCGGGGCATGGCGGGCGGACTTGCCGCCTTTGCGGCCGTCTGATGTTTTACCGCCGCGCTTGGACGCTTTGCCTAGCACGAGGTCGTCTTTTTTGCCGTAAACGGCGCGGGTTTTGCCGAGAAACCAGTCGTCGGCATGGCGGTTAAGGCTCATGGGCTGCCTTTCTCGTCGTGTGGCCGCGCTTGCGGCGGCGGTGGGTTTGCAATACGGCGGCGACTTTGCTTGTGTGCGCGTCGATATAGGCTTTGAGCGCGGCAATGTCGTTGCCGGTAAGGGAGGCATTTTCGCCCGCATTCAGACGGCGTGCGATTTGGTTGAGGTTGCGGCCGATGGTCAGCAACTGGTAATTGCTCTGATACAGCGCGTCGGCCTCGTGGGCAGAAATCATGGGGTGTTGGTAGATGTGCGACTGGATGATGTCGCGCACTACGTCGTTGATGCTGCCGCGCCGCACGGCCGCCGCCGCTTCGAGATAGGCGCGGTCTTTGTCGGGCAGCCGCAGCGTGATGCGGCGGGCGCACTTGGGCGGCGGCAGCTTGAGCGGCTCGACGGTTTGAGGCTGTTGCAGCTCTGCCTGAAGCAGCTTTTTAGCCAACAGCGACAGGCTGGCTTTGCCGAAGCGTTGCCGCGCCAGCCCGCGCAGGGCGGCCTGCTCGTCGGTGTTCAGGCCGAATACCCGCACCGGCGGGCATTTGGCCGTATCGTTTGCATCTGTTCCGTCCATGTTTCACTCCTGCAAAAAAAGGCCGTCTGAAAGGTTCAGATGGCCTCAAACGGCAAAAAAAATCAGCGGTCGAACTTAAGCTCGTGCTGATTTGCGCTTCTTTCAGGCTGTGGCTGCCTGATTTGGTTTTCATAAAAATTGATGCGGGCAAGCATCTGCGTTTGCGGCGACAAACCTTTAATCAGGTTTTCCATCGAACGCTCCAGCATGGCCTGCCAACGTTGTTCCAACTCACTCATTGAGGCCGTCCGGGCACGGTATTGCGCTTTAGCCGCATCGAGGCGTTCGGCAGGGTCGGGGGCTTGGGGGCGGGTTTCAGACGGCCTTTCGGCCTGATGTGTTTTTTCCGTCCGTATCGGATGGTTCAGTAAGGTTAGTGTCAAGGCGCGGCCTGTTTCACTAAACCGGTAATCCCAACCGTTGCGGCTATTGGGTTCGGATACCAAAATACCTGCCTGTTCAAACTGTTTGATGTCTTGCATCATAAAGTAATGGCGGGCATCAATCGTCCGGCCTGCTTGGGCGTTTTGCTTGAGCATGTCGGACAGCGTGCTGGTCATCGTGCGATGCGCCAATGCCTGCCCGTATTGCGCGGCCACAGCCGTATCCATATTGCGGAAATCCAAGCCGCCCTCCATAAAATCTGCCTTTTGCCGCAGTACATAATCAACAGCCGTCTGCTGTAACTGTTGCGCTTTACTCATCATTTGCTCCTGCACGGGGCGCGGCGTACCGCCGGACAAAGAAAAAGCCGCTGCATTTTGTGCGGCGGCTTGGGTTGGAGAATCTGACGGCTTTACGCCTTGGGTAACTTTGGGGCGTTCTGCTCCGTGTTGCGGTCGCGTAGTTTCATGGGATTCCTGCGCAGTTCCTCTTTTGCCCACTCGTGAAAGCTCTCGAAGTCTTGCTTGAGCGATTCGATCTCGGATGGCGTCAAAAGTCGGGGATGATCGAATTGCGCCTGCCTCACCTCGAGTGAGTTGGTCGATGCTGTAGCCGAAGGTTTGTAGCCAGTAGTCATTAGGTGCGTCTCCGTGTTTTCTTTGGATTTCGTCAAGCTGTTTTTGTGTCGGTACAATATTTAGACCGGTAGCGCGTGCGCTCATCACAACTGCGCCAAGCACATGGCCGCCACGGTTTTCAATATAGCCCCGCAGTCCGGCAATAGTGCCACCCATCGTGGAATTGTCATCTACAATCAGGTAATCACGGCCGGACTGAACATTGCCGCCAAATATGGCAGGAAAGGCAAGCCGGTAACTGCTGTCGCGGCCGGTACGCCCTGCATAACTGACCTGATACAGACTGCGGTCGGTTTGCCAACCGGTATGTTCGGCCAATACTTCGGCCATCATGGCAGGAATACGGTTGCGGCCGGCTGATTCCTCTGCCCGGATACCCACGATAAGCGGTGTTTTATCTCCTACCATTTCTTTAACTGCATCAACAGTTTGTTTGGTAAGCAGGGATTGTACCAAAGCCAATGCAGCCTTGCCATTGCCCGCTTTGGCAGCACGGTAGCTTTCGGCGCTTTGCATTTCGGCCAACGTGCCGTTGCGTATCAGCGGCGGAAAATCCCGCCACGGCGCACGCTCGGAACGGGCAGAGGTTTGTTCCGCATCCTGCACGGCATTAAGGCCGTCTGAAACTTCAGACGGCCTTGTTGTTTTGTTCGGGTCGGTCATGGTGGTATCCCTGTCAAAAAGCAGCCAGCCCGAAGCGGGAAGCTTTGGGCTGGCGTGTGTTGGCGTTTACCGGCTGATTTCGGGTGCGTTGCCGCGTTCCTGCGCCCGCGTGTCGCGCTGCTGCTGCGGGCTTTGTGCCTGCGCGGGAATCTGCATGGGTTTGGGCAGGTTCAGCTTGCTGCCGCTCATTTTTTCAGCCGTATGCTCGTAGTAGTTTTTCAAAGCCAGCGTGCGGGCATCGCCTTTGAGGCCGCTGATGGTATCCATCATGCTGCGCTCGTGAAACGCCAAAAGCTGCTTGTTGGGCTTGGAGAGTTTTTCCGCTTTGCGCGTATATACCGATTTGGCCGATTCGTAACCGGTTTGCAGCGCGGCCGCTTTCATTTGCGCGGCCGCTGCGGCGGCT from Neisseria sp. DTU_2020_1000833_1_SI_GRL_NUU_006 includes these protein-coding regions:
- a CDS encoding antirestriction protein; translation: MTNPITQTITMTVVPNSKRPAFLPEKTSAAYLAFETALYGIADNLSRDYDGGYWEFCELSNGGFYCCRDTEDDFDCVSSNGFECRMSADAFGITATLFALNCAMDGQSGATLEKLVDGYYRLRDYAAGHEEAARIFRMID
- a CDS encoding type II toxin-antitoxin system prevent-host-death family antitoxin; translated protein: MDVMTYSAFRAELAGTLDKVADDHRPVLITRQNGKPAVVMSLEDFHSYEETAYLTASPQNAQRLNQAVEQIRQGLAVERGLAES
- a CDS encoding Txe/YoeB family addiction module toxin — its product is MILAWADYAWEDYLYWQTQDKKTLKRINLLIKDIMRHPFEGLGEPEPLRHNWQGFWSRRIDLEHRLVYQVRGDTLFVAQCRYHY
- a CDS encoding DNA cytosine methyltransferase, whose product is MRMPKQFTLDLRGKLICDLFAGGGGASCGIEQATGLYVDIAVNHDAQAISMHTANHPQTRHFQTDVFDVDPAQACGGRPVGLLHLSPDCTHHSQAAGGQPRSNAVRSLSWVGKRWAAQVRPEVITLENVKQITRWGRLVAKRDKASGRVIKTDGTIAAAGECVPVRQQYLVPDPKRTGERWQKFVHELEKLGYAVEWRILCAADYGAPTTRERLFMVARRDGLPIVWPEPTHFRRPAKGQKKWRGAAGCIDWTLAGKSVFDRPKPLAENTLKRIAKGIKKFVLDNPQPFVTGTRAAVLINAAHGEGSGASRRRGIGSHDITQPVGTVTASGNGGHALACAYLMQANDGFNSTFGRDAAEPLTTITNSGSQQQLISACLIRQFGASTGSDISEPVGTVMSDGGGGKTSLAVCELGSAKERALRVADFLIRYGEGFSDGLDTEGRLKTVTLHIGGEPYYITDITLRMLEPKELYKAQGFPDSYIYDRDGSGRPLTKTAQVRMCGNSVSPPPMAALIRANYRPEEALDEQQAA
- a CDS encoding traS protein; amino-acid sequence: MSLNRHADDWFLGKTRAVYGKKDDLVLGKASKRGGKTSDGRKGGKSARHAPPPPLKSGSALTNLKAAALKHPEVMVKIPKRLSNKSNGMRGIRNHLDYVSRNGEVSLETSDGERLEGKKAVRSLLDDWQKLGIPEEGKHKEAVNIVLSMPAGTPPQAVLNAARTFAAEQFGNHQYAFGLHHESEKPGEPAHPHVHLCVLIRDGFGQRLNPRKNDLFEWRVRFAEKLRDEGVLCAATKRQHRGRVQKPEDGIQRAMRQRGALSRTARQQAKELMSALKSSQRPTHPFLKETMQTRGIILEQYGKIAKELYKMGHKTEARIVSKLAKETAAQPFDTQAQQSYDRLHGNRRAISRMQQRLDENKPQTDISR
- the mobC gene encoding plasmid mobilization relaxosome protein MobC, whose protein sequence is MDGTDANDTAKCPPVRVFGLNTDEQAALRGLARQRFGKASLSLLAKKLLQAELQQPQTVEPLKLPPPKCARRITLRLPDKDRAYLEAAAAVRRGSINDVVRDIIQSHIYQHPMISAHEADALYQSNYQLLTIGRNLNQIARRLNAGENASLTGNDIAALKAYIDAHTSKVAAVLQTHRRRKRGHTTRKAAHEP
- a CDS encoding phosphoribosyltransferase, with protein sequence MTDPNKTTRPSEVSDGLNAVQDAEQTSARSERAPWRDFPPLIRNGTLAEMQSAESYRAAKAGNGKAALALVQSLLTKQTVDAVKEMVGDKTPLIVGIRAEESAGRNRIPAMMAEVLAEHTGWQTDRSLYQVSYAGRTGRDSSYRLAFPAIFGGNVQSGRDYLIVDDNSTMGGTIAGLRGYIENRGGHVLGAVVMSARATGLNIVPTQKQLDEIQRKHGDAPNDYWLQTFGYSIDQLTRGEAGAIRSSPTFDAIRDRIAQARLRELSRVGKRGTAQESHETTRPQHGAERPKVTQGVKPSDSPTQAAAQNAAAFSLSGGTPRPVQEQMMSKAQQLQQTAVDYVLRQKADFMEGGLDFRNMDTAVAAQYGQALAHRTMTSTLSDMLKQNAQAGRTIDARHYFMMQDIKQFEQAGILVSEPNSRNGWDYRFSETGRALTLTLLNHPIRTEKTHQAERPSETRPQAPDPAERLDAAKAQYRARTASMSELEQRWQAMLERSMENLIKGLSPQTQMLARINFYENQIRQPQPERSANQHELKFDR